The Dehalobacter sp. DCM sequence TCAGAAAGAGCTTTTCTTACACAGCCGTAAGAACCATGACACAACTTCCTTGTTAAGACCGGAGGTAGCTACTTCATGGAAACGATCCAAAAAATTGAAGATCGACCCAGAAATGCAGGAGCTTGCCCATGCCCTAAGTGAAAAGGAACTAAACGCACTATTGTACGATAAGCGAACATTTGTAGATCTGACGAAAACTCACCTTTATAGTTTTCTCCCCCTGCTCAATATACCCAAATGTGCCATTACGATCTTTGACGAAAACGGCACCTTATTAGACGTGTCTGATCCTTATCAACTGCTTCGTCTCAACCCGCACAGTGGTTCAATCTGGAGAGAAGAAACCGTTGGCACCACTTCGACTTCTCTCTCCATGGAATACGGAAAAATCGTTCAACTATCCGGACCACTTCATTATTGCAAAGCGCTGGAGAATCAGTTGGCCACAACGGCACCGGTCTACGATTTAGAGGGAAATCGCTTAGGGATTATCACGATTATTCATCATCTCAGCGATGAGCTGTTTAATGTAGAAACCAGCCAGCGGATTTTGCTTTGGATATCCGCTTTGCGGTATATGGTGGAAAGTCAATTCGCCCTGTTAAAACGCAGCTATACTCTGAATGGTGGGGGATTTGAAGGGAGAAACAGAGAATATCTCCTTCCTATACCGGAAGATCACAACATGCTTGACTGCTATGAAAAAGGGCTAACGGCAAACAGTCCTTTTTCGACGATCTTGGGCGAGAGTCCGCAAATCCAAAACGTAATCCGGACGGCGGAACGCTTTGCACCAAGCGAGAGCGGTATTCTCCTTACCGGAGAAAGCGGTACGGGCAAAGAAATGTTTGCTCAGGCTATTCATCAGGCCAGTGGAAGAAGCGGTCCTTTTGTTGCGATTAATTGCGCTGCTCTTCCCGGCAATCTCATTGCCAGTGAATTGTTCGGATATGTCGGAGGGGCTTTCACCGGTGCCGAAAATAAAGGCCGCTTGGGGAGAATTGAATTGGCTAAGGAAGGAACTTTGTTTTTGGATGAAATCGGCGATATGCCTTTGGAAATTCAGCCAAATCTTCTGCGTGTGCTGGAAGACAAAAAAGTCACACGGTTAGGCAGCAATAAAGACATTCACGTTGACTTTCGTCTGATTGCAGCAACTAATGTAGACCTTTTTCAGCTTGTACAGGAGAAAAAATTCCGTGCTGACTTATATTACCGCCTGGAAACACTGCAAATGAAATTACCACCACTTCGAGAAAGGGGTCGGGATATTTTGCTGATTGCGAACTATTTTCTGGAGGAAATTTGCACAAAAGCCGGACGGGCACCGCTCAAACTAAATAAAGATACGGAAACATTCCTTCTTAAACACGCTTGGCCGGGGAATATCAGGCAGCTTAAAAACGCTATGGTTTACGCTGCAAATATGTGTCAAGGGCAAGTCATTACGCTGCTTGAGCTGCCTGAAAGCGTTTATCGCGATATGGATATGGCGTTACCAGAAAAAGATTTAGTAAATTTTCCAATGTCTTCTCTTCAAGAGATAGAACTAAATTCAATAAAAAAAGCTCTGCTTTTATCCGGAAATAATGTACGCGGTGCTGCAAAAGTGTTAGGATTGAGCAAGACTTCCATTTATCGAAAAATAAAAGAATACAATATTGACATAACGTAATTATCGGCATTAATCCTCTTCTCCCGCTTTAAAGTTATAGATGGGTTTGATGATCTTGTCGATGTCCGCGGTGGGCCCGATATTGTTTACGATATCATCCATATTTTTATAGGCCATTGGGCACTCATCGAGGGTATCTTTATTCACCGACGTGGTATAGACATCCTTCATTTGTTTCTTGAATTCGGATAACGTAAACGCTTGTTTGGCCTTCGTCCGGCTCATCAGCCGCCCTGCCCCATGGGGCGCAGAATAATTCCAGCCTTTATTCCCCTTGCCGATGCAGATCAGGCTGCCGTCCCGCATATTGATTGGAATCAGCAGGCGTTCCCCTGCCTTCGCGGACACCGCTCCCTTACGTAAGATCATCGCTTCGGTATCGATATAGTTATGGGTGGTCGTGAATTGTTCCACTACGTCGAGCTTCATTCCTTTGACGATCTCCATGACCATGGCTTTACGGTTCAATTCGGCAAACTGCTGAACGATTTTCATATCATGGATATAGTCATCAAACAGATTTCCGCTGACATAAGCCAGTGCATAGGGGACATCCGTAATCACTTGACTTTTCAGTTCTTTTAAAGCCTTGGCGATCTCTTTATCCCGACCTTCGGCTTTATAGCGGGCAATCAAGGCTTCCAGATCCGGCTTTTCATTTTGGTTTAACTGTTGGTAACCGGCTTCCTGATAGTATTTGGCTACTTCCAGCCCCAAATGACGGCTGCCCGAGTGCACGACAACATACAAATCGCCTTCCTGGTCTTTATTGACCTCAATAAAGTGATTGCCTCCGCCTAATGTACCGATACTCTTCTGCGCTCTGTCCAGTTTGACTGCCTTCAGACAGCGCAGCGCCGTCAGGTCGATCTGTTCGTTATACCGGTGCGGGGTCTCCCTTACGGTATAGCCCGACGGAATGGATTCATAGATCAATTTATCCAGCTTCTGCAGCTCCAGCCGTTTATTGCTGATCCGGATGGTTTCCATCCCACAGCCGATATCCACCCCAACTAAGTTGGGAACCACTTTATCGGTAATCGTCATGGTAGTGCCGATGGTACACCCGGCCCCGGCATGGACGTCGGGCATGATCCGGATTTTACTGTCTTTGGCAAATTCCTGGTTGCATAGCGTTGCGATCTGGGACGCTGCGCCTTCCTCTAGTGTATCTGTAAATATTTTGGCTATATTATATTTTCCTCTAATTTCTTGCATGGTAAACTCCGTTCTGTTCTTATCACTACATTTGTTTTAATCTAAAATCCGGCCCCTCATACACGCGCAGCGGGTTGCCGCGGTTCCTTTAATCGCTCACTTTTGCCGTCAACAGATGATTCAGCTGTTCGAGCAGAGTACCCCCGCCAGTCAGGGAAATACTGCCGATCTTATCACAGATCTTCTCCAGGAATTCCAGTTCTTTTAAGCGGTATAGTGTTTGGTTTTCCTCCATCAACTTGGCTGTATTCATAAGACTCCGGGTCGAAGCGATCTCCTCTCTACGGGTGATGACGTTGGCCTGGGCACGTTTTTCAGCCACCAGTACGGTATTCAAAATATCTTTAATATCGCCGGGCAAGATAACATCTTTAACCCCGACAAAGACAAATTCGGCCCCGAAAGCAGTACTTTTCTCTCTTAATTTCTCTAGGACAAAAGTTCCGACTTCTTGCTTTTTCTGAAGCAGGTCATCCAATCGCAACGAACCGACGT is a genomic window containing:
- a CDS encoding sigma-54 interaction domain-containing protein, which translates into the protein MIHSFYNKQDIISTSEVHTAITAINFQKELFLHSRKNHDTTSLLRPEVATSWKRSKKLKIDPEMQELAHALSEKELNALLYDKRTFVDLTKTHLYSFLPLLNIPKCAITIFDENGTLLDVSDPYQLLRLNPHSGSIWREETVGTTSTSLSMEYGKIVQLSGPLHYCKALENQLATTAPVYDLEGNRLGIITIIHHLSDELFNVETSQRILLWISALRYMVESQFALLKRSYTLNGGGFEGRNREYLLPIPEDHNMLDCYEKGLTANSPFSTILGESPQIQNVIRTAERFAPSESGILLTGESGTGKEMFAQAIHQASGRSGPFVAINCAALPGNLIASELFGYVGGAFTGAENKGRLGRIELAKEGTLFLDEIGDMPLEIQPNLLRVLEDKKVTRLGSNKDIHVDFRLIAATNVDLFQLVQEKKFRADLYYRLETLQMKLPPLRERGRDILLIANYFLEEICTKAGRAPLKLNKDTETFLLKHAWPGNIRQLKNAMVYAANMCQGQVITLLELPESVYRDMDMALPEKDLVNFPMSSLQEIELNSIKKALLLSGNNVRGAAKVLGLSKTSIYRKIKEYNIDIT
- a CDS encoding RtcB family protein; translated protein: MQEIRGKYNIAKIFTDTLEEGAASQIATLCNQEFAKDSKIRIMPDVHAGAGCTIGTTMTITDKVVPNLVGVDIGCGMETIRISNKRLELQKLDKLIYESIPSGYTVRETPHRYNEQIDLTALRCLKAVKLDRAQKSIGTLGGGNHFIEVNKDQEGDLYVVVHSGSRHLGLEVAKYYQEAGYQQLNQNEKPDLEALIARYKAEGRDKEIAKALKELKSQVITDVPYALAYVSGNLFDDYIHDMKIVQQFAELNRKAMVMEIVKGMKLDVVEQFTTTHNYIDTEAMILRKGAVSAKAGERLLIPINMRDGSLICIGKGNKGWNYSAPHGAGRLMSRTKAKQAFTLSEFKKQMKDVYTTSVNKDTLDECPMAYKNMDDIVNNIGPTADIDKIIKPIYNFKAGEED